In Eucalyptus grandis isolate ANBG69807.140 chromosome 4, ASM1654582v1, whole genome shotgun sequence, the following proteins share a genomic window:
- the LOC104442008 gene encoding uncharacterized protein LOC104442008 isoform X2, whose amino-acid sequence MACCFTSSSFQVWNNGSTRCFFDWNLGRNNKENKPQLKYYDDVDLPFSSSLVKKTFLKGRELKCCYKATVDGFSATDFHNCCDFKGPCVIIGYTNKSFKFGAFNPEGYRSTDDYYDTFDAFLFYWTENEKIDPVILPKVGGSGAALFDYARGGPQFGADGLLIGPPLAPVMGGFAGPDTNSGVGDLRQAKSRLGLSYAKREDGKESIFGDESRATLEEVQVFCSPQIASLY is encoded by the exons ATGGCTTGCTGTTTCACCAGTTCTTCGTTTCAAGTGTGGAATAATGGAAGCACAAGGTGCTTCTTTGATTGGAATTTAGGAAGAAACAACAAAGAGAACAAGCCTCAGCTTAAGTACTATGATGATGTCGATCTTCCTTTTTCATCATCACTTGTAAAGAAAACATTCTTGaaag GGAGGGAACTCAAGTGCTGTTACAAGGCCACAGTGGATGGGTTCAGTGCCACGGATTTCCACAACTGCTGTGACTTCAAGGGACCATGCGTCATCATTGGCTACACAAACAAGTCCTTCAAGTTCGGTGCATTCAACCCTGAAGGCTACAGGAGCACGGATGATTATTACGATACGTTCGACGCGTTCCTCTTCTACTGGACAGAGAATGAGAAGATTGATCCTGTTATTTTGCCCAAAGTTGGGGGTAGTGGTGCAGCTCTCTTTGATTATGCTCGGGGTGGTCCCCAGTTCGGGGCCGATGGGCTCCTCATCGGGCCGCCACTGGCGCCGGTTATGGGTGGATTCGCAGGCCCGGATACTAACTCAGGCGTGGGTGACCTGAGACAAGCTAAGTCCAGGTTGGGACTTTCATATGCgaaaagggaagatggaaaAGAGTCTATTTTCGGTGATGAGTCCCGGGCTACTCTGGAGGAAGTGCAAGTGTTTTGCAGTCCTCAAATTGCAAGCTTGTACTAA
- the LOC104442007 gene encoding NAC domain-containing protein 71, protein MGGASLPPGFRFHPTDEELVGYYLKRKTEGLGFELEVIPVIDLYKFDPWELPEKSFLPNRDMEWFFFCPRDRKYPNGSRSNRATKAGYWKATGKDRKVVCQSSVTGYRKTLVFYRGRAPLGDRTDWVMHEYRLSDELPQGSLGSQGAFALCRVIKKNEQGLKTSDSNGEPKGKRVGSYLSPVDITSINISSDIPSTSNDISSQNSGLYDESRNSSPAPPPEIVEIADSEPASMENNLASIWQYPQEQGLEFQYFSQHEIPSSVASWHLTNNIETSSCLAYSDFIGEVELAEEPGQISCMSPYSGHENYARFCQYEEISYEAYGIWEQSPICRQASGDGGSGDIGNLWMQDDNMTIVM, encoded by the exons atgggaGGGGCATCTCTGCCGCCAGGTTTCCGATTCCATCCTACTGATGAGGAATTGGTGGGATATTACCTGAAAAGAAAAACCGAGGGACTTGGATTCGAGCTTGAAGTGATTCCTGTAATTGATCTATACAAATTCGATCCATGGGAGCTTCCAG AGAAATCATTCCTCCCGAACCGAGACATGGAATGGTTCTTCTTTTGTCCACGGGACAGAAAGTACCCAAATGGCTCGCGATCAAATAGAGCAACCAAAGCTGGCTACTGGAAAGCCACAGGAAAGGACCGTAAGGTCGTCTGCCAATCTTCGGTGACTGGATATCGAAAGACATTAGTCTTCTATCGTGGACGGGCCCCCTTAGGTGATCGGACAGATTGGGTCATGCATGAGTATCGGCTGTCTGATGAGCTTCCCCAAGGATCACTTGGTTCTCAG GGAGCTTTTGCGTTGTGCCGAGTAATTAAGAAGAATGAGCAAGGTTTAAAGACAAGCGATTCGAATGGAGAGCCGAAAGGCAAGAGGGTAGGAAGCTACTTGAGCCCAGTGGACATCACCTCAATCAACATATCAAGTGACATCCCAAGCACCTCGAATGACATCTCATCTCAAAACAGTGGACTTTATGACGAAAGTCGTAATTCAAGCCCTGCACCTCCACCTGAAATCGTAGAAATAGCAGATTCTGAGCCGGCTTCAATGGAGAACAATCTCGCTAGCATCTGG CAATACCCTCAAGAACAAGGATTGGAGTTTCAGTACTTCTCTCAGCATGAGATTCCAAGCTCTGTGGCTTCCTGGCATTTGACCAATAACATAGAGACCTCGTCGTGTTTGGCATACTCGGATTTTATTGGGGAAGTTGAACTTGCAGAGGAACCCGGCCAAATTAGCTGCATGTCACCTTACTCGGGGCATGAGAACTATGCCAGGTTTTGCCAATACGAGGAGATCTCATATGAAG CATATGGAATTTGGGAACAATCTCCAATTTGCAGGCAAGCGAGTGGCGATGGTGGCTCGGGAGACATTGGGAATCTATGGATGCAGGATGACAACATGACGATCGTGATGTAG
- the LOC104442008 gene encoding uncharacterized protein LOC104442008 isoform X1, producing the protein MACCFTSSSFQVWNNGSTRCFFDWNLGRNNKENKPQLKYYDDVDLPFSSSLVKKTFLKAGRELKCCYKATVDGFSATDFHNCCDFKGPCVIIGYTNKSFKFGAFNPEGYRSTDDYYDTFDAFLFYWTENEKIDPVILPKVGGSGAALFDYARGGPQFGADGLLIGPPLAPVMGGFAGPDTNSGVGDLRQAKSRLGLSYAKREDGKESIFGDESRATLEEVQVFCSPQIASLY; encoded by the exons ATGGCTTGCTGTTTCACCAGTTCTTCGTTTCAAGTGTGGAATAATGGAAGCACAAGGTGCTTCTTTGATTGGAATTTAGGAAGAAACAACAAAGAGAACAAGCCTCAGCTTAAGTACTATGATGATGTCGATCTTCCTTTTTCATCATCACTTGTAAAGAAAACATTCTTGaaag CAGGGAGGGAACTCAAGTGCTGTTACAAGGCCACAGTGGATGGGTTCAGTGCCACGGATTTCCACAACTGCTGTGACTTCAAGGGACCATGCGTCATCATTGGCTACACAAACAAGTCCTTCAAGTTCGGTGCATTCAACCCTGAAGGCTACAGGAGCACGGATGATTATTACGATACGTTCGACGCGTTCCTCTTCTACTGGACAGAGAATGAGAAGATTGATCCTGTTATTTTGCCCAAAGTTGGGGGTAGTGGTGCAGCTCTCTTTGATTATGCTCGGGGTGGTCCCCAGTTCGGGGCCGATGGGCTCCTCATCGGGCCGCCACTGGCGCCGGTTATGGGTGGATTCGCAGGCCCGGATACTAACTCAGGCGTGGGTGACCTGAGACAAGCTAAGTCCAGGTTGGGACTTTCATATGCgaaaagggaagatggaaaAGAGTCTATTTTCGGTGATGAGTCCCGGGCTACTCTGGAGGAAGTGCAAGTGTTTTGCAGTCCTCAAATTGCAAGCTTGTACTAA